Proteins from a single region of Flavobacterium sp. YJ01:
- the hemL gene encoding glutamate-1-semialdehyde 2,1-aminomutase codes for MLYKRSSQLFAEAEKVIPGGVNSPVRAFKAVGGTPIFVKSAKGAYLFDEDGNKLIDYINSWGPMVLGHAYQPVVDAVIEKAKLGTSFGMPTELETEIAALAVSMVPNIDKIRFVNSGTEACMSAIRLARGFTKRDKIVKFAGCYHGHSDSFLIQAGSGAVTFGSPNSPGVTEGTAKDTLLAKYNDLENVKTLIEANKGEIAAIIIEAVAGNMGCIPPAKGFLQGLRDLCTANGILLIFDEVMTGFRLARGGVQELYGIDADIVTFGKVIGGGLPVGAFAAREEIMNYLAPLGPVYQAGTLSGNPLATAAGLAMLKALDNDREIFTRLEEKTAYLEAGIDRVLKANNVVFTINRVGSMISVHFDANPVTDFQTAAKGDNETFKKFFHGLLQEGVYIAPSAYETWFITDALTYEDLDFTINAIDKVSKTF; via the coding sequence ATGTTATATAAAAGAAGTAGTCAGCTTTTTGCTGAAGCAGAAAAAGTAATTCCAGGAGGAGTAAATTCACCAGTAAGAGCATTTAAAGCAGTTGGCGGAACTCCAATTTTTGTAAAAAGTGCCAAAGGGGCATATTTATTTGATGAAGACGGAAACAAATTAATAGATTATATCAACTCTTGGGGGCCAATGGTTTTAGGTCACGCTTATCAACCAGTTGTAGATGCGGTGATCGAAAAAGCAAAATTGGGAACTTCATTTGGAATGCCGACAGAATTGGAAACAGAAATCGCAGCTTTGGCCGTTTCTATGGTTCCAAATATTGATAAAATTAGATTTGTTAATTCGGGTACAGAAGCTTGTATGAGCGCAATTCGTCTGGCTCGTGGATTTACAAAAAGAGATAAAATTGTAAAATTTGCAGGTTGTTACCACGGACATTCAGATTCATTTTTGATTCAGGCAGGAAGCGGTGCGGTAACTTTTGGTTCACCAAATAGTCCAGGGGTTACAGAAGGAACTGCAAAAGATACTTTATTAGCAAAATACAATGATTTAGAGAATGTAAAAACTTTAATCGAAGCTAATAAAGGAGAAATCGCAGCCATTATTATCGAAGCAGTTGCGGGAAATATGGGTTGTATTCCACCAGCAAAAGGTTTCTTGCAAGGTTTAAGAGATTTGTGTACAGCAAACGGAATCTTATTGATTTTTGATGAAGTAATGACTGGTTTCCGTTTAGCTCGCGGAGGAGTTCAGGAATTGTATGGAATTGATGCTGATATCGTGACTTTCGGAAAAGTAATTGGTGGCGGACTTCCAGTTGGGGCTTTTGCTGCACGTGAAGAAATCATGAATTATTTAGCGCCTCTTGGTCCGGTTTATCAAGCGGGAACATTGTCTGGAAATCCGTTGGCTACGGCAGCGGGATTGGCGATGTTGAAAGCTCTTGATAATGATAGAGAAATCTTTACTCGTTTAGAAGAAAAAACAGCTTACTTAGAAGCAGGAATCGATAGAGTTTTAAAAGCAAATAATGTTGTTTTCACAATCAATAGAGTAGGTTCTATGATTTCCGTTCACTTTGATGCGAATCCAGTTACAGATTTTCAAACTGCTGCAAAAGGAGATAATGAAACGTTTAAGAAATTCTTCCACGGATTACTTCAAGAAGGAGTTTATATCGCGCCATCTGCATACGAAACTTGGTTTATTACAGATGCATTAACTTACGAAGATTTAGATTTTACAATTAATGCAATTGATAAGGTTTCTAAAACTTTCTAA
- a CDS encoding glucosaminidase domain-containing protein, translated as MIKKIVLLFVILAFASCSSSKPAIATTKKAAAVQTRTASTKRGAPVKPIGKNYPSTNNTTEVIQSTSKTVVTSDLINNYVLQFKDIAMGNMKTYGIPASIILAQGILESGAGRGDLALEANNHFGIKCHKDWLGESVRHDDDSAQECFRKYPHASESYRDHALFLVGKKRYETLFTYEKDDYKSWAKGLRAAGYATDPKYPDKLISYIERYNLHQYDCQVTGKNYTPINTSAPTRSSTSVANSDPKINMNQYDPNLYEVQKGDTLYSISKKFNLLVEDLKKKNNLTDNAISIGQRLKVK; from the coding sequence ATGATTAAAAAAATTGTATTACTTTTCGTAATATTAGCTTTTGCAAGCTGCTCATCGAGTAAGCCAGCCATCGCGACGACTAAAAAAGCGGCAGCGGTTCAAACCCGAACAGCTTCAACAAAAAGAGGTGCTCCCGTAAAACCAATCGGTAAAAATTATCCTTCTACAAATAATACAACTGAGGTTATTCAATCGACATCCAAAACAGTTGTTACCAGCGATTTAATCAATAATTATGTATTGCAGTTTAAAGATATTGCAATGGGAAATATGAAAACGTACGGAATTCCTGCGAGTATTATCTTGGCGCAAGGAATTTTAGAATCGGGCGCGGGAAGAGGAGATTTAGCGCTTGAAGCGAATAATCATTTCGGAATCAAATGTCACAAAGATTGGTTGGGTGAAAGTGTTCGCCATGATGACGATTCGGCTCAGGAATGTTTTAGAAAATATCCTCACGCCTCAGAATCTTACAGAGATCACGCTTTATTTTTAGTTGGAAAAAAACGTTATGAAACTTTATTTACATACGAAAAAGACGATTATAAATCGTGGGCAAAGGGTTTGAGAGCAGCGGGTTACGCAACAGATCCAAAATATCCAGATAAGTTAATTAGTTATATTGAACGTTATAATCTTCATCAATACGATTGCCAGGTTACAGGAAAAAATTATACTCCTATAAATACATCGGCTCCAACAAGAAGTTCGACTTCAGTTGCAAATTCAGATCCGAAGATCAATATGAATCAATACGATCCTAATTTATACGAAGTTCAAAAAGGAGATACTTTGTATTCTATTTCAAAGAAATTCAATTTGTTGGTTGAGGATTTAAAGAAGAAAAATAATTTAACTGATAATGCTATTTCAATAGGGCAGAGGCTAAAGGTGAAATAA